Sequence from the Bacillus sp. es.036 genome:
TGGCTTGCTGAATCGTGGGAGCAGAAAGACGAAATGACATGGGTGTTTACTCTAAAAGAAGGAGTGACGTTTCATGACGGTTCACCAGTGGATGGGGAAGCGGTTAAAGCCTCCTTTGAACGTGCCATTAAAGTGAATGAAGCCTTAGCTTCAGCTTTGAAGATCGACAAGATGGAAGCGGATGGACAGCAAATCACCTTTAAGACAACAGAGGAGTATCCTGCGTTTTTATCTGAGCTCGTTCACACCAATGCATCCATCATTAAAGCAGATGCGGAAAATATCGATGAACAGCCAATTGCTACAGGGGCTTTTCAAGTGGAGAGCTTTTCCTCAGAAGAAGAAATCAAATTGAAGAAGTATCCAAAGTATTGGAATGGAGAAGCCAACGTGGATCATGTCAGCATCAAGTTCAATTCCGATGCCAATGTACGTGCGCTAGCGCTCCAATCCGGAGAAGCGGATATCGCGTACCACTTGCCTCCGGAATCATTGGAACCGATCGAGAGTCATAATGAACTGCGTGTTGAATCGGTTGCTAGTTTAAGAGTACATTTCTTTCTCTATAATTCAGCCAAACCTGAACTGCAGGATGTGAAAGTCCGACAAGCCTTGGATCTGTTAGTAAACCGGCCGGTCGCTGTTGAGGAAATCATGAATGGCCACGCTACAGCAGCTAACGGACCATTTAACCCTGATTTCGAATTTGCGAGCAAGAAAGATCCTACATCTTATGATCCTTCGAAAGCGGAGATGCTGTTAAAAGAAGCAGGCTATGAGAAAAATGAGGATGGAAATCTTGAGAAGGATGGAAAGCCCCTCGAATTGACTTTAGCCACTTATGAAGGTAGACCTGAACTCCCAATGATGGCTCAATACTTTCAGTCGGAGGCAGCAAATCTTGGTATTAAGGTCAACGTCGTGACAGTTGAAAACATTGACAGTTACCTATGGGAGCAGCAACAAGAGTGGGACATTGTTACCTATTCCAATTTAACAGCGCCTCGTGGAGACGGTGGTTACTTCCTTAATGTCGCTTATCTGCCTGATGGTTCTTTGAACCCTGGTCAGATTAACATCCCTGAAGTCAATAACATCACGAAGCAGCTTAACAAGGAAGCAGATCAAGAGAAACGGATCGAGTTGCAGAAAAAAGCAGTTGAAAAGATTCAAGAAGAGGTTTCGCAATCTTTCATTCTTCATCCCCATATTATCGTTGGGGTAAACCAACGGGTAAAGAATTGGAAGCCGGGATCAGAAGAGTATTATTTGATTACAAATGAAATGGATGTTGAATAGAAGCAGAGTGGAAGCGTCTTTTGATGCTTTCACTTTTCTTGTAAAAGCTCATTCATTAGTTGGAAGGTGAGCAATGTGAAAAAATTACTGTTGATGATCGGGTCCAGAATGCTTCAATTGGTTATTATGGTTCTGTTTCTCTCTTTTATAACCTTTTTATTAATGAAGATTACCCCAGGAGACCCGATCAGAACGATGTTGAATGTGGACGATATGGCTACAACGAAAGCCGATGAAGAAAACTTAATGAAAGCATACGAATTTGACCGGCCGATTCTCGAGCAATATGGAAAATGGGTCGTTGGGGTTGTTCAACTGGACCTTGGGGAATCGTTAATTTCCAAAAGG
This genomic interval carries:
- the nikA gene encoding nickel ABC transporter substrate-binding protein, with amino-acid sequence MKNKKTIASLLLILLLIMITGCTNEAGTEKKEKDPSTSEDKSLTMLFSFASKTIDPHQDWMGVRAGIAETLVKLDDDLAIQPWLAESWEQKDEMTWVFTLKEGVTFHDGSPVDGEAVKASFERAIKVNEALASALKIDKMEADGQQITFKTTEEYPAFLSELVHTNASIIKADAENIDEQPIATGAFQVESFSSEEEIKLKKYPKYWNGEANVDHVSIKFNSDANVRALALQSGEADIAYHLPPESLEPIESHNELRVESVASLRVHFFLYNSAKPELQDVKVRQALDLLVNRPVAVEEIMNGHATAANGPFNPDFEFASKKDPTSYDPSKAEMLLKEAGYEKNEDGNLEKDGKPLELTLATYEGRPELPMMAQYFQSEAANLGIKVNVVTVENIDSYLWEQQQEWDIVTYSNLTAPRGDGGYFLNVAYLPDGSLNPGQINIPEVNNITKQLNKEADQEKRIELQKKAVEKIQEEVSQSFILHPHIIVGVNQRVKNWKPGSEEYYLITNEMDVE